One Bacillus spongiae genomic region harbors:
- a CDS encoding glutathione peroxidase, which translates to MATIYDYSVKKRNGEMELLDRYKNQVVLIVNTASKCGFTSQFKELQELYEKYKEQGLSVIGFPCDQFLKQEFDSNEEIMEFCQVNYGVSFPMYAKVDVKGKKADPLFKFLTSEKKGLLKSDVQWNFTKFLIDRNGRVQKRFSPQTKPNKIESDILQLLGE; encoded by the coding sequence GTGGCGACCATTTATGATTATAGTGTAAAGAAGAGAAATGGAGAAATGGAATTATTAGACCGATATAAAAATCAGGTAGTTTTAATTGTCAATACAGCTAGTAAATGTGGATTTACTTCTCAGTTTAAAGAGCTACAAGAACTGTATGAAAAATATAAAGAACAAGGTTTGTCTGTCATCGGATTTCCTTGTGATCAGTTCCTTAAACAGGAATTTGATTCTAACGAAGAAATTATGGAGTTTTGTCAAGTAAATTATGGTGTATCTTTCCCGATGTATGCGAAAGTAGATGTTAAAGGGAAGAAGGCTGACCCACTATTTAAATTTTTAACATCTGAGAAAAAAGGATTACTAAAAAGCGATGTTCAATGGAACTTCACGAAATTTCTTATAGATAGAAATGGGCGTGTTCAAAAACGTTTTTCTCCGCAAACAAAGCCAAATAAGATAGAGAGCGACATTTTACAACTGCTAGGTGAATAA
- a CDS encoding MarR family transcriptional regulator: MNDKNLLKLDNQICFTIYAASREMTKLYRPLLDELELTYPQYLALLALWEHDSISVKELGQKLYLDSGTLTPMLKRMQANGLLVRERDKADERKVLIKLTEKGNQLQEKAECIPASLLKEEDIPSSLLHQLKRLLNSVHDINEKASQE, from the coding sequence ATGAATGATAAAAATTTGCTTAAACTTGATAATCAAATTTGTTTTACAATCTATGCAGCTTCTAGAGAGATGACGAAATTATATCGCCCACTTTTAGATGAATTAGAACTAACCTACCCACAGTATTTAGCATTGCTTGCGTTATGGGAGCATGATTCGATATCTGTAAAAGAATTAGGTCAAAAGTTGTATTTAGATTCTGGTACACTCACCCCTATGTTAAAACGAATGCAAGCGAACGGATTGCTTGTTCGTGAGCGTGATAAGGCAGATGAACGAAAAGTTCTCATTAAGTTAACAGAGAAGGGAAATCAACTACAGGAGAAAGCGGAGTGTATTCCTGCAAGCCTATTAAAAGAAGAAGATATACCGTCATCTTTGTTACATCAATTAAAAAGATTATTAAATAGTGTACACGATATAAACGAAAAGGCGTCTCAAGAATAA
- a CDS encoding YaaC family protein, translated as MFLRNPNYDWGFIHKFQSASSTQKYLERWYQHQKQISNKKSYENCYPFMYYLEHGETYYKQAAHSPLSIQPVLLFYGYTHLLKAMLLTVDPDYPQTSSVLAHGVSTRKRKKQQYSFLEDEIKIQKNGLLPHIADCIFHMNSLEGEKFTMKQLLAQLPEVQELFQFHYKESPLVLLKQSGDILTFPMNLLDQFHMTLSRFQEYITTIASHPIIRKENGFTWTTTPSLMEAPPFRYHIEFDQYYFPSNKKYLCQLPELLIHYLLLYNLSMIARYETEWWSDLLKTTPNEDYSFIKGFLMSSFTKMPKYIEKYLLINH; from the coding sequence ATGTTTTTGCGCAATCCTAATTACGATTGGGGTTTTATACATAAATTCCAGTCAGCGTCAAGCACTCAAAAATATTTAGAACGATGGTACCAACACCAAAAACAAATTTCCAATAAAAAAAGCTATGAGAATTGTTACCCTTTTATGTATTATTTAGAGCATGGAGAAACGTATTACAAACAGGCTGCCCATAGCCCCCTTTCAATTCAACCGGTTTTACTATTTTACGGGTATACTCATCTTTTAAAAGCCATGTTACTAACTGTCGACCCAGATTACCCACAAACATCGTCGGTCCTTGCACATGGGGTATCCACCCGAAAGCGAAAGAAGCAACAATATAGCTTTTTAGAAGATGAAATCAAAATACAAAAAAATGGCCTTCTTCCACATATCGCTGACTGTATCTTTCATATGAACTCTCTTGAAGGAGAAAAATTTACGATGAAACAACTATTAGCTCAGCTTCCTGAAGTGCAAGAATTATTCCAATTTCATTATAAGGAATCTCCACTTGTTTTACTTAAACAGTCTGGTGATATCCTCACTTTTCCAATGAATCTATTAGACCAATTCCATATGACACTCTCTCGATTCCAAGAGTATATTACAACAATAGCTAGTCATCCAATTATTAGGAAAGAAAACGGGTTTACGTGGACTACCACACCTAGTTTGATGGAAGCCCCCCCTTTTCGCTATCACATTGAATTTGATCAATATTACTTTCCATCAAATAAAAAATACTTATGCCAGCTACCAGAACTATTAATACACTATTTATTACTGTACAACTTGAGTATGATTGCTCGCTATGAAACCGAGTGGTGGAGCGATTTACTAAAGACAACGCCCAATGAAGACTATTCATTTATTAAAGGGTTTTTAATGAGCTCCTTCACGAAGATGCCAAAATATATTGAAAAATATTTACTTATTAATCATTAA
- the guaB gene encoding IMP dehydrogenase, with protein MWETKFQKEGLTFDDVLLLPAKSEVLPKDVDLGVKLTDTLQLNIPLISAGMDTVTEAEMAISMARQGGLGIIHKNMSIEQQAEHVDKVKRSERGVITDPFFLTPTHQVFDAEHLMGKYRISGVPIINNVEEQKLVGIITNRDLRFIQDYSILISDVMTKDHLVTAPVGTTIDEAEKILQKHKIEKLPLIDSDGVLKGLITIKDIEKVIEFPHSAKDAQGRLLVGAAVGVSKDTMKRVEMLVEANVDAIVVDTAHGHSSGVIQTVKEIRNQYPDLNIIAGNVATAEATRDLYEAGVDVVKVGIGPGSICTTRVVAGVGVPQVTAVYDCAAEARKQGKAIIADGGIKYSGDIVKALAAGGHAVMLGSLLAGTTESPGETEIFQGRRFKVYRGMGSVGAMEKGSKDRYFQEDAKKFVPEGIEGRIAYKGPISETVYQLIGGIRSGMGYCGAPDLAFLRENAQFVRMTGAGLRESHPHDVQITKEAPNYSL; from the coding sequence ATGTGGGAAACGAAATTTCAAAAAGAAGGTTTAACGTTTGACGATGTTTTATTGCTTCCAGCTAAGTCAGAAGTATTGCCAAAGGATGTAGATTTAGGTGTAAAACTAACCGACACATTACAGTTAAATATTCCATTGATTAGTGCTGGAATGGATACGGTTACTGAAGCAGAAATGGCTATTAGTATGGCTAGGCAGGGTGGATTAGGTATTATTCACAAAAATATGAGCATTGAACAGCAAGCAGAGCACGTTGATAAAGTAAAACGTTCAGAACGTGGTGTTATTACAGATCCATTTTTCTTAACACCTACTCATCAAGTATTTGATGCAGAGCATTTAATGGGTAAATATCGTATATCTGGGGTTCCAATTATTAATAATGTTGAGGAACAAAAGCTCGTTGGTATTATTACAAATCGTGATTTGCGCTTTATCCAAGATTATTCTATTTTAATTTCAGACGTCATGACGAAAGACCATCTTGTGACTGCTCCAGTTGGGACAACAATTGATGAAGCAGAAAAAATTCTCCAAAAGCATAAAATTGAAAAGCTTCCCCTGATCGATTCAGATGGTGTTTTAAAAGGATTAATCACCATTAAAGACATTGAGAAAGTAATTGAATTCCCACATTCAGCAAAGGATGCTCAAGGTCGTTTATTAGTAGGAGCTGCTGTTGGCGTATCAAAGGATACGATGAAACGCGTTGAAATGTTAGTAGAAGCAAATGTTGACGCAATTGTAGTGGATACTGCTCATGGTCATTCCTCAGGAGTTATCCAGACTGTGAAAGAGATTCGAAATCAATATCCAGATTTAAATATTATCGCTGGTAATGTAGCGACTGCCGAGGCAACAAGAGATCTATATGAAGCAGGGGTAGATGTAGTCAAGGTTGGCATTGGGCCTGGTTCGATTTGTACGACGAGGGTAGTTGCAGGAGTAGGAGTGCCACAAGTGACAGCTGTCTATGATTGTGCGGCAGAAGCTCGTAAGCAAGGAAAAGCAATTATAGCAGATGGTGGTATAAAATATTCTGGTGATATCGTTAAAGCACTGGCTGCAGGTGGACATGCTGTCATGTTAGGTAGCTTACTTGCTGGTACAACGGAAAGTCCTGGAGAAACGGAAATTTTCCAAGGTAGACGTTTTAAGGTTTATCGAGGAATGGGATCTGTCGGAGCGATGGAAAAAGGCTCAAAGGATCGATATTTTCAAGAGGATGCTAAGAAGTTTGTTCCAGAAGGTATTGAAGGAAGGATTGCTTATAAAGGTCCAATATCAGAAACAGTGTATCAATTAATTGGTGGAATTCGTTCTGGTATGGGATATTGCGGAGCTCCCGATTTAGCATTTTTACGAGAGAATGCACAATTTGTTAGAATGACGGGTGCTGGTTTACGAGAGAGCCATCCGCATGATGTCCAAATTACGAAAGAAGCACCGAATTATTCATTATAA
- a CDS encoding serine hydrolase — MKKQWCKKIVAGTLAFFLAFGLFQLPQSASAEEALNINAQAAILVDAKSGKILYEKNSDTALGIASMTKMMTEFLLLEAVEEGRLSFDQKYTVSDYVYKVSQDTSLSNVPLKVGEQYTIQELYEAMAIYSANGATIAIAEKIAGTEANFVKMMNEKAEELGLDNYHFVNSTGLNNADLFGLHPEGTGAEDENTMSAKATATLAFELINQYPEVLETSSIPKKWFRPGIDDEQTEMDNWNFMLPSLVFEYEGIDGIKTGTTDFAGSCFTGTAERNGMRFITVVMDAKPPEGVIPPDKSKPRFDETRKMLDFAFSNFSVEELVPAGYEVDKQKNMPVVKGKEDKVGVISEAPITAMVRNGEKDKYKPVFTPAKKALNEEGELEAPIKKDQAVGTLTVEYDGEDLGYLTPKAAESITVNMVADKSVEKANWFVLSLRAIGGFFVDVWNSVVSGIKGLF; from the coding sequence GTGAAAAAACAGTGGTGTAAAAAAATTGTGGCCGGTACATTAGCGTTTTTTTTAGCTTTTGGACTTTTTCAACTACCACAATCAGCTAGCGCAGAAGAAGCACTAAATATTAACGCTCAAGCAGCAATTTTAGTTGATGCGAAATCAGGCAAAATCTTGTATGAGAAAAATTCAGATACAGCTTTAGGTATAGCTAGTATGACCAAGATGATGACGGAGTTTTTATTATTAGAAGCAGTTGAAGAGGGCCGCTTGAGCTTTGACCAAAAATACACAGTTTCGGATTATGTATACAAAGTGTCACAAGATACTTCTTTAAGTAATGTACCGTTAAAAGTCGGTGAACAGTATACTATTCAAGAATTGTATGAAGCGATGGCGATTTATTCTGCAAACGGAGCGACCATTGCCATTGCAGAAAAAATTGCAGGTACAGAAGCGAATTTTGTAAAAATGATGAACGAGAAAGCAGAAGAACTTGGGTTGGATAATTATCACTTTGTCAATTCCACTGGATTAAATAACGCCGATTTATTTGGCCTGCATCCAGAAGGTACAGGAGCAGAAGATGAAAACACGATGTCAGCGAAAGCAACTGCAACTCTTGCCTTTGAATTAATTAACCAATATCCAGAAGTGCTTGAGACATCGAGTATTCCTAAAAAATGGTTCCGTCCAGGCATTGATGATGAACAAACAGAAATGGATAACTGGAATTTTATGCTTCCATCACTAGTTTTTGAATATGAAGGTATAGATGGAATTAAAACAGGAACAACTGATTTCGCAGGCTCTTGCTTTACAGGAACAGCGGAACGTAACGGCATGCGCTTTATTACAGTTGTGATGGACGCGAAGCCTCCAGAAGGAGTAATTCCACCTGATAAATCAAAACCTCGTTTTGATGAAACAAGAAAGATGCTTGACTTTGCTTTTAGTAACTTCTCGGTTGAAGAGTTAGTTCCTGCTGGTTATGAAGTAGATAAACAAAAGAATATGCCCGTTGTTAAAGGGAAAGAAGATAAGGTTGGGGTTATTTCAGAGGCGCCAATTACGGCCATGGTTCGAAATGGCGAAAAGGATAAATATAAGCCTGTCTTCACACCAGCTAAAAAAGCTCTTAATGAAGAGGGGGAGCTCGAAGCCCCTATTAAAAAGGATCAAGCTGTCGGTACACTGACTGTTGAATATGATGGTGAAGATTTAGGGTATTTAACACCTAAGGCAGCAGAGTCTATTACGGTTAATATGGTAGCGGATAAATCAGTTGAAAAAGCGAATTGGTTTGTCCTT